In Massilistercora timonensis, the following are encoded in one genomic region:
- the def gene encoding peptide deformylase — protein MGIRKIREIGDEVLTKQCKEVTKMSLRTKILIGDMLDTMYEAMGVGLAAPQVGVLKRIVVIDVGEGPIILINPEILETSGEQTGEEGCLSVPGKSGVVTRPDYVKVRALNEDMEEIELEGEGLLARAFCHEIDHLDGHMYVELVEGELHDVGAEPEEEEDEV, from the coding sequence ATGGGAATTCGAAAAATACGTGAGATCGGTGACGAGGTGCTGACCAAGCAGTGCAAGGAAGTGACCAAGATGAGCCTTCGCACGAAGATCCTTATCGGAGACATGCTGGACACCATGTACGAGGCCATGGGCGTAGGCCTTGCGGCGCCTCAGGTGGGAGTCTTAAAAAGGATCGTGGTCATCGATGTAGGGGAAGGCCCCATCATCCTGATCAACCCGGAAATCCTGGAGACCTCCGGGGAGCAGACCGGAGAGGAAGGGTGCTTGAGCGTACCCGGTAAATCCGGCGTGGTGACCCGCCCGGACTATGTGAAGGTAAGAGCCCTCAATGAAGATATGGAAGAGATCGAGCTGGAGGGAGAAGGGCTGCTGGCGCGGGCTTTCTGCCATGAGATCGATCACCTGGACGGCCACATGTATGTGGAATTGGTGGAAGGCGAACTCCACGACGTGGGCGCGGAGCCGGAAGAAGAGGAGGACGAGGTATAG
- a CDS encoding YitT family protein gives MKDRGRSREILMDVAVDVAAGALIGAGLYNFALYGDFPVAGFTGIAVILFHLTGLPIGAGTLLLNVPVAFLCFRFLGKGFFLKSVRSMLIVSALTDWVAPLFPVYSGERILAAVCTGVLCGIGYALIFLRGSSTGGQDFISLSLQKWKPHMALGTIMMILDGAVILLGSLLVFRDMDGLICGGIVTWLLAGIVNQVLYGSGRGRLMLVITEKGGSIAEMVGQKFHRGTTILEGKGGYSGLDKEVVVCACGRKEIHGLKQMVRQMDPEAFTIILESGEVMGEGFQK, from the coding sequence ATGAAGGATCGGGGGAGATCCCGGGAAATCCTGATGGATGTGGCCGTCGATGTGGCGGCAGGGGCGCTGATCGGGGCGGGGCTTTATAATTTCGCCCTTTACGGGGATTTCCCGGTGGCGGGATTTACAGGGATCGCGGTGATCCTTTTTCATCTGACCGGGCTTCCCATCGGGGCGGGGACGCTGCTTCTCAACGTGCCGGTGGCATTTTTGTGCTTCCGTTTCCTGGGGAAGGGATTTTTCCTGAAGTCGGTAAGGTCTATGCTGATCGTGTCTGCATTGACCGACTGGGTGGCGCCCCTGTTCCCGGTTTATTCCGGTGAGCGGATTCTGGCTGCCGTCTGTACCGGGGTTCTGTGCGGGATCGGGTACGCCCTGATCTTCCTGCGGGGATCTTCCACCGGGGGACAGGATTTTATCAGCCTTTCGCTACAGAAGTGGAAACCCCACATGGCCCTTGGCACTATCATGATGATCCTGGACGGAGCGGTCATACTCCTGGGCAGCCTCCTGGTTTTCCGGGATATGGACGGATTGATCTGCGGCGGGATCGTAACCTGGCTGCTGGCCGGGATCGTGAACCAGGTTCTGTATGGAAGCGGCCGGGGCAGACTTATGCTGGTGATCACGGAGAAGGGCGGCTCCATCGCGGAGATGGTGGGACAAAAGTTTCACCGGGGGACCACCATCCTGGAAGGAAAGGGCGGCTACTCGGGGCTGGATAAGGAAGTGGTGGTCTGCGCCTGCGGAAGGAAAGAGATCCACGGATTAAAGCAGATGGTCCGCCAGATGGATCCGGAGGCCTTCACCATTATCCTGGAATCCGGCGAAGTGATGGGGGAAGGCTTCCAAAAGTAA
- a CDS encoding DNA polymerase IV, whose product MRIIFHIDVNSAYLSWTAVEQLKNGAKTDLRLIPAIIGGDQKTRHGVVLAKSVPAKKYGIHTGEPVANAIRKCPNLTMEPPDHELYRQYSRRLMDFLRTYTDQIEQVSVDECYLDFTGIADRFSSPVAAAFEIKDEVLRRFGFTVNVGISTNKLLAKMASDFEKPNKVHTLFPEEIREKMWPLPIRELYMAGSSSVRTLEKLEVRTIGDLARMDPAIVELHLKSHGRKLWEFANGIDDSLVEAEPAEAKGIGNSVTLPRDARTEEEACQVLKKLAASVGRRLRKAGYKAGMVSVEIRYHDFRNFSHQRQLGKASSKDEEIWRTSVELFRELWTGEPVRLLGIRTSKLAEEGEPEQMTLFEFQADQEKEEKRQEDLRKRERLDEALGKIRKKYGENVIQKGILPENDRESR is encoded by the coding sequence TCATCTTTCACATTGACGTCAATTCAGCGTATTTGAGCTGGACGGCGGTAGAACAACTGAAGAACGGGGCGAAGACAGACCTGCGCCTGATCCCCGCCATCATCGGCGGGGATCAGAAGACCCGCCACGGCGTGGTGCTGGCCAAGTCTGTCCCTGCGAAAAAATATGGCATTCACACTGGGGAACCGGTGGCGAATGCCATTCGTAAATGCCCGAATCTTACCATGGAGCCGCCGGACCATGAACTGTACCGGCAGTACAGCAGGCGGCTGATGGATTTCCTTCGCACCTATACGGATCAGATCGAGCAGGTCAGCGTGGATGAGTGCTACCTGGACTTTACCGGTATCGCGGACCGGTTTTCCTCCCCGGTGGCGGCGGCTTTTGAGATCAAGGATGAGGTGCTGCGCCGGTTCGGGTTTACAGTCAATGTGGGGATATCCACCAACAAGCTGCTGGCCAAGATGGCGTCGGATTTTGAGAAGCCCAACAAGGTACATACTCTGTTCCCGGAGGAGATCCGGGAGAAGATGTGGCCCCTGCCCATCCGGGAGCTGTATATGGCCGGGTCTTCCAGTGTCCGTACCCTGGAGAAGCTGGAGGTGCGCACCATCGGGGATCTGGCCCGCATGGATCCGGCCATCGTGGAGCTTCATCTTAAGAGCCATGGCCGCAAGCTGTGGGAATTTGCCAACGGGATCGACGATTCTCTGGTGGAAGCCGAGCCGGCGGAGGCTAAGGGGATCGGCAATTCGGTCACTCTCCCCCGGGACGCCCGGACGGAAGAAGAAGCCTGCCAGGTGCTTAAGAAGCTGGCGGCAAGCGTGGGAAGGCGGCTTCGGAAAGCCGGATACAAGGCGGGCATGGTCAGTGTGGAGATCCGATATCATGATTTCCGGAACTTTTCTCATCAGCGGCAGCTTGGGAAAGCCTCCAGCAAGGATGAGGAGATCTGGCGCACGTCCGTGGAACTGTTTCGGGAGCTGTGGACAGGGGAGCCGGTGCGCCTTCTTGGCATCCGCACCTCCAAGCTTGCGGAGGAAGGAGAGCCGGAGCAGATGACTCTTTTTGAGTTCCAGGCGGACCAGGAGAAGGAAGAGAAGCGGCAGGAAGACTTAAGGAAACGGGAACGGCTTGATGAGGCTCTTGGGAAGATCCGGAAGAAATATGGGGAAAATGTGATCCAGAAGGGAATCCTTCCAGAGAATGACCGGGAATCCCGGTGA
- the rlmN gene encoding 23S rRNA (adenine(2503)-C(2))-methyltransferase RlmN, whose amino-acid sequence MDKKDIASYNLEELTQEMKTLGEKPFRAGQIYAWLHQKLAGDFQEMTDLSKALRERLETGYEIRKMEPVAHLISKKDPTEKFLFELADGNQIESVLMKYNYGNSVCISSQAGCRMGCRFCASTIGGLNRSLTTSEMLRQIYQIQKITGERVSNIVVMGTGEPLDNYDNFLKFIHMVSDGNGLNISQRNITASTCGLVPQIHRLAGEGLQITLALSLHGSTQEKREKLMPIARKYKLPEVLAACDDYFDKTGRRITFEYSLVKGVNDTDEDIAHLTGILKPRNCHLNLIPVNPIRERDFQRPDRENALEFKNKLEKNGINVTIRRERGSDIDGACGQLRRRYQTVQKEN is encoded by the coding sequence ATGGATAAGAAAGACATTGCCTCATACAATCTGGAAGAACTGACACAGGAAATGAAGACTCTGGGAGAGAAGCCCTTCCGGGCCGGACAGATCTACGCCTGGCTCCATCAGAAGCTGGCAGGGGATTTCCAGGAAATGACGGATCTCTCCAAAGCCTTAAGGGAACGGCTGGAGACAGGTTATGAGATCCGGAAGATGGAGCCGGTGGCCCATCTTATTTCAAAGAAGGACCCCACGGAGAAATTTCTCTTCGAGCTTGCGGACGGCAACCAGATCGAGAGTGTACTGATGAAGTATAACTACGGGAATTCCGTCTGTATCTCATCTCAGGCAGGCTGCCGGATGGGGTGCCGGTTCTGCGCTTCTACCATTGGCGGACTGAACCGTTCTCTCACGACCTCGGAGATGCTGCGTCAGATCTACCAGATCCAGAAGATCACAGGAGAGCGGGTCTCCAACATCGTGGTGATGGGGACGGGAGAGCCGCTGGATAACTACGACAATTTCCTTAAGTTCATCCATATGGTAAGCGATGGCAACGGGCTTAACATCAGTCAGCGCAACATCACAGCCTCCACCTGCGGGCTTGTGCCCCAGATCCACCGGCTGGCCGGAGAGGGACTGCAGATCACCCTGGCCCTTTCCCTCCACGGTTCTACCCAGGAGAAGCGTGAGAAACTCATGCCCATCGCCCGGAAATATAAGCTTCCGGAAGTGCTGGCGGCCTGCGACGACTATTTTGACAAAACGGGGCGGCGGATCACCTTTGAGTACAGTCTGGTGAAGGGAGTCAACGATACGGATGAGGACATTGCCCATCTGACCGGGATCCTGAAGCCCAGGAACTGCCATCTCAATCTGATCCCGGTGAACCCAATCAGGGAGCGGGATTTCCAGCGCCCGGACCGGGAAAATGCCCTGGAATTCAAAAATAAACTTGAAAAAAACGGAATTAATGTTACTATAAGAAGGGAAAGAGGCTCCGACATTGACGGGGCCTGCGGTCAGTTGAGGAGACGGTATCAGACCGTACAAAAGGAGAACTAG
- the rsmB gene encoding 16S rRNA (cytosine(967)-C(5))-methyltransferase RsmB translates to MGQGENSRELILDTLLLIDRDGEYSHIALKQVLDKYQYLDKKERAFITRVVNGTLERMIELDHIIHSFSKVKVNKMKPVIRMILRSGVYQIKYMDAVPDSAVCNESVKLAGKRGFTGLKGFVNGVLRNVSRNLAKVEYPSREKDPEGYLSIRYSLPAWLAAQWILEYGLEKAEEIGKGFFAERQLCVRCNTSRISREELAERLSREGVEAAPDEEVPCALWLQGYDHVAGLPEFREGLFYVQDLSSMRAVLWADTKEGDQVLDVCAAPGGKAIHVAEMLRGTGMVEARDLTDYKVGLLEENIRRAGLANIRAVKWDATLPDPEKEEKMDIVLADLPCSGLGVLGKKPDLRYKMTPEKEEELVRLQQKILSVVQAYVKPGGTLVYSTCTIHRAENEENTRWFLENHPKFRLRKERQLLPGADRGDGFYIAVMEKERHG, encoded by the coding sequence ATGGGACAAGGGGAAAACAGCCGGGAACTGATCCTGGATACCCTGCTTCTGATCGACAGGGACGGGGAATACAGTCACATCGCGCTGAAGCAAGTTCTGGACAAATATCAGTATCTGGATAAAAAAGAGCGTGCCTTTATCACGAGAGTGGTAAACGGCACGCTGGAACGCATGATCGAACTGGATCATATCATCCATTCATTTTCCAAAGTCAAAGTCAACAAAATGAAACCGGTCATCCGCATGATCTTAAGGAGCGGCGTCTATCAGATCAAGTATATGGACGCGGTTCCCGACAGCGCTGTGTGCAACGAGTCGGTGAAACTGGCGGGAAAGCGGGGATTCACAGGTCTTAAAGGGTTTGTGAACGGGGTCCTGCGCAATGTGAGCCGGAACCTGGCCAAGGTAGAGTACCCCTCCAGGGAGAAGGACCCGGAAGGGTATCTTTCCATCCGGTATTCTCTGCCGGCCTGGCTTGCGGCTCAGTGGATCTTGGAGTACGGCCTTGAGAAGGCGGAAGAGATCGGGAAAGGATTCTTTGCGGAGCGCCAGCTGTGCGTCCGCTGCAATACCAGCCGCATCTCCCGGGAGGAACTGGCGGAGCGTCTGAGTCGGGAAGGAGTGGAGGCTGCGCCGGATGAGGAGGTGCCCTGTGCCCTGTGGCTTCAGGGGTACGACCATGTGGCGGGCCTTCCGGAGTTCCGGGAGGGACTCTTCTATGTCCAGGATCTAAGCTCCATGCGGGCGGTGCTGTGGGCGGATACAAAGGAAGGAGACCAGGTCCTGGATGTGTGCGCCGCGCCGGGGGGCAAGGCCATCCATGTGGCGGAGATGCTCCGGGGAACCGGGATGGTGGAGGCCAGGGACCTGACCGATTATAAGGTGGGGCTTCTGGAAGAGAATATAAGGCGCGCCGGCCTTGCCAATATCCGGGCGGTGAAGTGGGACGCCACCCTGCCAGATCCGGAGAAGGAAGAGAAGATGGACATCGTGCTGGCGGACCTGCCCTGCTCCGGCCTGGGCGTGCTGGGGAAGAAGCCGGATCTGCGCTATAAGATGACGCCGGAGAAGGAAGAAGAGCTGGTAAGGCTGCAGCAGAAGATCCTCTCGGTGGTGCAGGCTTATGTGAAGCCGGGAGGCACGCTTGTGTACAGTACCTGTACCATACACAGGGCAGAGAACGAAGAGAACACCCGGTGGTTTCTGGAGAACCATCCCAAGTTCCGTCTGAGGAAGGAGCGGCAACTGCTTCCCGGAGCGGACAGAGGAGACGGGTTCTACATTGCGGTAATGGAGAAGGAGCGCCATGGATAA
- the priA gene encoding primosomal protein N', translating into MYADIIIDITHERLDKVFQYRVPEEMAGTLAVGMEVIVPFGRNDREISGYIVGFSEDAGYDPKKIKPVLGKAEGKKAIESRLVALAAWMKENYGGTMIQALKTVLPVKKQEKTRARRTVKLLLTREAAREKLEFYLHKNQRARARLLAGLLDQPEQPYELVTGKLHVTAEVIRALQDQGVLAVESQEEFRNPVKPGEREAREITYTREQQQAIDTFRQDYEAGIRKTYLVYGITGSGKTEVYMEMIETVVRAGRQAIFLIPEIALTYQTVLRFYQRFGDRVSILNSRLSAGERSDQMERVKRGEVDVMIGPRSALFTPFSNLGLIVIDEEHERTYKSEQVPRYHARETAKERARMEGASLVLGSATPSLEAFYRCEQGEYQLLRLPGRAAGQSLPRVYVADMREELKKGNRSILSDGLKERMADRLEKGQQTMLFLNRRGYSGFVSCRACGHVVKCPHCDVSLSLHKGRRLVCHYCGHEEPAPDRCPSCGSSYIGGFRAGTQQIEELVKKEFPQARVLRMDLDTTRAKDGYEKILSAFANREADILIGTQMIVKGHDFPGVTLVGVLAADLSLYTDDYQAGERTFQLLTQAAGRAGRGEVPGEVVIQTYSPDHYSIEMAARQDYEGFYEQEMQYRSLMGYPPCSQLLAVLMTGEEEEHLHLAAEYLKEFALRLDKEGKLQVIGPASPYVGKVNDRYRRTLYIKSEDYGVLTRAKDLLEQYIEINRGFQTVQIQFDFNPMHTF; encoded by the coding sequence ATGTACGCTGATATTATCATAGATATTACCCACGAGAGGCTGGATAAGGTCTTCCAGTACCGGGTGCCGGAAGAAATGGCGGGAACCCTTGCCGTGGGGATGGAAGTGATCGTCCCCTTTGGCAGGAATGACCGCGAGATCTCCGGATATATCGTGGGTTTCTCCGAGGATGCCGGATATGATCCCAAGAAGATCAAACCGGTCCTTGGGAAGGCGGAAGGGAAGAAGGCCATTGAGTCCAGACTGGTGGCGCTGGCGGCCTGGATGAAGGAAAATTACGGTGGAACCATGATCCAGGCGTTAAAGACGGTGCTGCCGGTGAAGAAGCAGGAGAAGACCCGGGCCAGGCGCACGGTGAAGCTTCTGCTCACCCGGGAGGCCGCCCGGGAGAAGCTGGAATTCTATCTCCATAAGAATCAGCGGGCCAGGGCCCGGCTTCTGGCGGGGCTTCTGGACCAGCCGGAGCAGCCCTATGAACTGGTCACCGGGAAGCTGCATGTGACCGCGGAGGTGATCCGGGCCCTGCAGGATCAGGGAGTTCTTGCGGTGGAGAGCCAGGAGGAGTTCCGTAATCCTGTGAAACCTGGAGAGAGAGAAGCAAGAGAGATCACCTATACCAGGGAGCAGCAGCAGGCCATCGATACCTTCCGGCAGGACTACGAAGCCGGGATCCGCAAGACCTATCTGGTCTACGGGATCACCGGAAGCGGGAAGACGGAAGTCTACATGGAGATGATCGAGACCGTGGTGCGGGCCGGAAGACAGGCCATTTTCCTGATCCCGGAGATCGCCCTTACTTATCAGACGGTGCTCCGCTTCTACCAGAGATTTGGAGACCGGGTGTCTATTCTGAACTCCCGGCTTTCCGCGGGGGAGCGGTCAGACCAGATGGAGCGGGTGAAACGGGGAGAGGTGGACGTGATGATCGGACCCCGGTCCGCCCTTTTCACTCCATTTTCCAATCTGGGGCTGATCGTGATCGATGAGGAGCACGAACGGACCTATAAAAGCGAGCAGGTTCCCCGGTATCACGCCAGGGAGACGGCAAAAGAGCGGGCCCGGATGGAAGGGGCCAGCCTGGTGCTGGGCTCCGCTACTCCGTCCCTGGAGGCGTTCTACCGGTGCGAGCAGGGAGAATACCAGCTGCTGCGGCTTCCCGGCCGGGCGGCGGGGCAGAGCCTTCCCAGAGTATATGTGGCGGATATGCGGGAAGAATTGAAGAAAGGAAACCGGTCCATCTTAAGCGACGGGCTGAAGGAGCGGATGGCGGACCGGCTTGAGAAGGGGCAGCAGACCATGCTGTTCCTGAACCGGCGGGGCTATTCCGGGTTTGTTTCCTGCAGGGCCTGTGGGCATGTGGTGAAATGTCCCCACTGTGATGTATCTCTGTCCCTGCACAAAGGACGTCGTCTGGTGTGCCATTACTGCGGGCATGAGGAGCCGGCGCCGGATCGCTGTCCCTCCTGCGGATCTTCCTATATCGGGGGATTCAGGGCCGGGACCCAGCAGATCGAGGAACTGGTGAAAAAAGAATTTCCCCAGGCCCGGGTACTGCGTATGGATCTGGATACTACCCGGGCAAAGGATGGATATGAGAAGATCCTGTCAGCCTTTGCCAACCGGGAGGCAGATATCCTGATCGGGACCCAGATGATCGTGAAGGGCCATGATTTCCCGGGAGTTACCCTGGTGGGAGTGCTGGCGGCAGACCTGTCTCTTTACACCGACGATTATCAGGCGGGAGAGCGGACCTTCCAGCTTCTGACCCAGGCGGCGGGAAGAGCCGGCCGGGGGGAAGTGCCCGGAGAAGTGGTGATCCAGACTTACAGCCCGGATCACTACAGTATCGAGATGGCGGCCCGGCAGGATTACGAGGGCTTCTATGAGCAGGAGATGCAGTACCGGAGCCTGATGGGGTATCCGCCCTGCAGCCAGCTTCTGGCAGTCCTGATGACAGGGGAGGAGGAAGAACACCTTCATCTGGCGGCAGAGTATCTGAAGGAATTCGCCCTTCGCCTGGACAAGGAAGGGAAGCTTCAGGTGATCGGCCCTGCAAGCCCCTATGTGGGCAAGGTCAACGACCGGTACCGCAGGACCTTATATATCAAGAGCGAGGATTACGGGGTGCTGACCCGCGCCAAGGATCTTCTGGAACAGTATATCGAGATCAACCGGGGATTTCAGACGGTGCAGATCCAGTTTGATTTCAACCCGATGCATACATTTTAG
- a CDS encoding UDP-N-acetylmuramoyl-L-alanyl-D-glutamate--2,6-diaminopimelate ligase: MKLTKLLERLEYKVVRGSDQIEVTELINDSRKVSEGSVFVCISGAVSDGHSYVAEVAEKGAAAVVVEKDVEAPEGLTVIRVEDTRYALALMSASYFDYPAEKLKVIGITGTKGKTTTTYMVKSILEEVGHKVGLIGTIEALIGDRAIPASNTTPESYTIQNYFAQMVEAGCDSVVMEVSSQGLMLHRTAGIPFEIGIFTNLGEDHIGPNEHKDFEDYKRCKGLLFKQCRIGIGNVDDQWFADVFRGATCRVETFGFSEKADLRAVDVEHISRPGYLGVKYHVTGLMDFDVEIDIPGEFSVYNSLTAIAVCRHFDVPVEKIQKALKVAKVKGRIEMVKVSDEFTLMIDYAHNAMSLESLLRTLRDYEPGRIVTVFGCGGNRSRTRRYEMGEVSGKLSDFTIITSDNPRFEEPQAIIDDIITGIKKTDGKYIDICDRKEAIRYAIRHGQPGDVIILAGKGHETYQEIRGVKYDMDDRVLIREVLEEMKEEHVR; this comes from the coding sequence ATGAAGCTGACAAAGCTGTTGGAACGTCTGGAATATAAAGTAGTCCGGGGAAGCGATCAGATCGAGGTGACGGAACTGATCAACGATTCCCGGAAAGTGTCGGAGGGAAGTGTGTTCGTCTGCATCAGCGGGGCTGTCTCAGACGGACATTCCTATGTGGCCGAGGTGGCGGAAAAAGGCGCCGCCGCGGTAGTGGTTGAAAAAGACGTGGAAGCGCCGGAGGGACTGACGGTGATCCGGGTGGAGGATACCCGGTACGCGCTGGCGCTGATGTCCGCCTCTTATTTTGACTATCCGGCGGAAAAACTGAAGGTGATCGGGATCACAGGAACCAAGGGAAAGACGACCACCACTTACATGGTGAAGTCCATCCTGGAGGAAGTGGGACACAAGGTAGGGCTGATCGGCACCATCGAGGCCCTGATCGGAGACCGGGCGATCCCGGCCAGCAACACCACGCCGGAATCCTACACCATCCAGAATTATTTTGCCCAGATGGTGGAGGCTGGCTGCGACAGTGTGGTCATGGAAGTTTCCTCCCAGGGGCTTATGCTTCACCGGACGGCGGGGATCCCCTTTGAGATCGGCATTTTCACCAATCTGGGGGAAGACCATATCGGACCTAATGAGCACAAGGACTTTGAAGATTATAAACGGTGCAAGGGGCTGTTGTTCAAGCAGTGCCGGATCGGCATCGGCAACGTGGACGACCAGTGGTTTGCCGATGTGTTCCGGGGAGCCACCTGCCGGGTGGAGACCTTCGGGTTCTCCGAGAAGGCCGATCTTCGGGCGGTGGATGTAGAACATATCTCCAGACCGGGATACCTGGGAGTTAAGTACCATGTGACCGGACTGATGGACTTCGATGTGGAGATCGATATCCCGGGAGAATTCAGTGTGTACAACTCCCTGACCGCCATCGCGGTATGCCGGCATTTTGACGTGCCGGTGGAGAAGATCCAGAAGGCGCTGAAGGTAGCCAAGGTCAAGGGCCGGATCGAGATGGTGAAGGTATCCGATGAGTTTACCCTGATGATCGATTATGCCCACAATGCCATGAGTCTGGAGAGTCTGCTGCGGACCCTCAGGGATTATGAGCCGGGCCGGATCGTGACGGTGTTCGGCTGCGGCGGCAACCGCTCCAGGACCCGCCGGTATGAGATGGGAGAGGTGTCCGGAAAACTTTCCGACTTCACCATCATTACCTCTGACAATCCCAGATTCGAGGAGCCCCAGGCCATTATCGACGACATTATCACCGGGATCAAAAAGACAGATGGGAAATACATTGACATCTGCGACCGGAAGGAGGCCATCCGGTACGCCATCCGGCATGGTCAGCCGGGAGATGTGATCATCCTGGCCGGGAAGGGCCATGAGACTTATCAGGAGATCCGGGGCGTCAAGTACGACATGGACGACCGGGTGCTGATCCGGGAAGTGCTGGAAGAGATGAAGGAGGAACATGTACGCTGA
- a CDS encoding zinc metallopeptidase, which translates to MYFPMYFDPTYVLVILGVIICLAASAKMRSTFNKYSRVRSRTGMTGREAAEYVLRSAGIYDVRVEHVGGNLTDHYDPRTKTLRLSDATYNSQSVAAIGVAAHECGHAVQHATRYAPLRFRGALVPVANLGSTIAWPLIIIGLLFTGQSSMLFLNLGILAFSLAVLFQIVTLPVEFDASNRAVRVLGSTGLLYEDELRDTRKVLTAAALTYVAGAAASILQLLRIILLANSRRD; encoded by the coding sequence ATGTATTTTCCAATGTATTTTGACCCTACCTATGTGCTGGTGATCCTTGGTGTTATCATCTGCCTGGCGGCATCTGCCAAGATGAGGTCTACGTTCAATAAATATTCCCGGGTACGCAGCCGGACTGGCATGACCGGACGGGAGGCGGCGGAGTATGTGCTCAGAAGCGCCGGGATCTACGACGTCCGGGTGGAGCATGTGGGCGGCAATCTGACCGATCACTATGATCCCAGGACCAAGACGCTGCGCCTCTCAGACGCTACCTATAATTCCCAGTCTGTGGCTGCCATCGGGGTGGCTGCTCACGAGTGCGGACATGCGGTCCAGCATGCTACCAGATACGCGCCCTTAAGATTCCGGGGAGCGCTGGTTCCTGTGGCCAACCTGGGAAGCACCATTGCCTGGCCGCTGATCATCATCGGACTTTTGTTCACCGGCCAGTCTTCCATGCTGTTTCTGAATCTGGGGATCCTGGCTTTCTCGCTGGCGGTACTGTTCCAGATCGTAACCCTGCCGGTGGAGTTCGACGCCTCCAACCGGGCGGTGCGGGTGCTGGGAAGCACAGGCCTTCTCTATGAGGATGAACTTCGGGATACCCGCAAGGTGCTGACTGCGGCGGCCCTCACTTACGTGGCGGGAGCGGCGGCCTCCATCCTGCAGCTTCTCAGGATCATCCTTCTGGCCAACAGCAGGAGAGACTAG
- the fmt gene encoding methionyl-tRNA formyltransferase has translation MRVIFMGTPDFSVGTLEALIQAGHQVVLAVTQPDKPKGRGGKMQFPPVKETALEHGIPVFQPRKVREPENIEELRKYQADVIVVVAFGQILPREILELTPYGCINVHASLLPSYRGAAPIQWAVINGEEVSGVTTMQMDEGLDTGDMLLKTEVPLEPKETGGSLHDKLAAAGASLCVRTLKALEEGAVTPKKQGESPTAYASMLKKEMGEICWKDPAISIERLIRGLNPWPSAYTGWQDKTMKIWEAEVLEEDGGQEPGTVVRVDKDGFLVQTGKGLLKVTALQIPGKKRMEADAFLRGYAMEPGEKLGIKNS, from the coding sequence ATGAGAGTCATATTCATGGGGACTCCGGATTTCTCTGTAGGGACGCTGGAGGCCCTGATCCAGGCAGGCCATCAGGTGGTGCTGGCAGTGACCCAGCCGGACAAGCCCAAGGGCCGGGGCGGGAAGATGCAGTTCCCGCCGGTAAAAGAGACTGCCCTGGAGCACGGGATCCCGGTATTCCAGCCCCGGAAGGTGCGGGAGCCGGAGAATATCGAAGAACTTAGGAAATATCAGGCAGACGTGATCGTGGTGGTGGCTTTCGGGCAGATCCTGCCCAGGGAGATCCTGGAGCTGACTCCTTACGGCTGCATCAACGTCCATGCCTCCCTGCTTCCATCCTATAGAGGAGCGGCCCCCATCCAGTGGGCGGTGATCAACGGGGAAGAAGTGTCTGGCGTGACTACCATGCAGATGGACGAAGGGCTGGATACGGGAGACATGCTGCTGAAGACAGAAGTGCCTCTGGAGCCTAAGGAGACCGGCGGAAGCCTTCATGACAAACTGGCGGCGGCCGGGGCAAGCCTTTGCGTCAGGACTCTGAAAGCCCTGGAGGAAGGCGCGGTGACGCCAAAGAAACAGGGGGAGAGCCCCACGGCCTACGCTTCCATGCTGAAGAAAGAGATGGGAGAGATCTGCTGGAAGGATCCGGCCATCTCCATCGAGCGGCTGATCCGGGGGTTAAATCCCTGGCCCAGCGCCTATACCGGCTGGCAGGATAAGACTATGAAGATCTGGGAGGCTGAGGTTTTGGAAGAAGACGGCGGCCAGGAGCCGGGGACCGTGGTCCGGGTGGACAAAGACGGATTCCTGGTGCAGACCGGCAAGGGCCTTCTGAAGGTGACGGCTCTGCAGATCCCAGGCAAGAAGCGGATGGAGGCAGACGCATTCCTGCGTGGGTACGCCATGGAGCCGGGAGAGAAACTGGGGATAAAAAATTCTTAA